A single Phoenix dactylifera cultivar Barhee BC4 chromosome 1, palm_55x_up_171113_PBpolish2nd_filt_p, whole genome shotgun sequence DNA region contains:
- the LOC120104610 gene encoding uncharacterized protein LOC120104610 has protein sequence MGGYVDKRSEVVMAKYSAEYSKKYGDASTSDAPPRDYDLWFEATGVPTHGHVYGFSPLEDLTGIIGQSSSASTSTGQAPELYTHEDLLRILEQEKKKWQEEVLQKMREEIGFGPRHADRGSNGDSGSADHASL, from the exons atgggaggatatgtagataagagaagtgaagttgtcatg gcaaagtattcagctgaatactccAAAAAATATGGTGATGCCTCCACCTCAGATGCTCCTCCACGTGATTATGACTTGTGGTTTGAGGCAACTGGTGTCCCAACTCATGGCCATGTCTATGGCTTTAGTCCCCTAGAGGATCTCACTGGAATTATTGGGCAATCATCATCTGCTTCCACCTCTACAGGTCAAGCTCCAGAGCTGTACACTCATGAAGACCTTCTACGTATTCTTgagcaggaaaagaaaaaatggcaagaggaggttcttcaaaagatgagagaagagattggctttggaccaaggcatgcagatcgggggagtaatggtgattctggttctgctgatcatgcttcattataa
- the LOC103697877 gene encoding protein RETICULATA-RELATED 3, chloroplastic-like, with the protein MAAQLRLSPLPKSDASHLAEFRRLPAGLPKPASIPLRPSATSAASLSLSLSLLSPRSSNPNLSQSLTSPDLPVVGGSGDIPPAGSGGGGGGGWGSDGAPGDHHHGEDPSSDRGAGGPLGLFLEGWRSRVSADPQFPFKVLMEELVGVTACVLGDMASRPNFGLNELDFVFSTMVVGSIVNFVLMYLLAPTAATAATASSIFPSHMFEPGAYSLLSRLGTIVYKGATFAAVGFAAGLAGTAISNGLISLRKKMDPEFHSPNKPPPPVLNALTWALHMGISSNLRYQSLNGLEFVMEKALPPAGFKASVVVLRSLNNVLGGMSFVVLARLTGSQKVEGEEEKSELKERLVDDGVAADGGDVVVQRSESQPK; encoded by the coding sequence ATGGCCGCCCAGCTCCGCCTCTCGCCGCTTCCCAAATCCGACGCCTCCCACCTCGCCGAATTCCGCCGCCTCCCCGCTGGACTCCCCAAGCCCGCCTCCATTCCCCTCCGTCCCTCCGCCACCAGCGccgcctccctctccctctccctctccctgctCTCCCCCCGATCCTCCAACCCTAACCTCTCCCAAAGCCTCACCTCCCCGGATCTCCCCGTCGTCGGCGGCTCCGGCGACATACCACCCGCGGGctctggcggcggcggcggcggaggatggGGCTCCGACGGTGCCCCTGGCGATCACCACCATGGGGAGGACCCCTCCTCCGATCGCGGCGCTGGCGGCCCCCTCGGGCTTTTCCTCGAGGGGTGGCGATCTAGGGTTTCCGCCGATCCCCAGTTCCCCTTCAAGGTCCTCATGGAGGAGCTCGTCGGCGTCACTGCCTGCGTCCTTGGCGACATGGCCTCCCGCCCCAACTTCGGCCTCAACGAGCTCGACTTCGTCTTCTCCACCATGGTCGTCGGATCCATCGTCAACTTCGTCCTCATGTACCTCCTCGCCCCCACCGCCGCCACTGCCGCCACCGCCAGCTCCATTTTCCCCAGCCACATGTTCGAGCCCGGCGCCTACTCGCTCCTCTCTCGCCTCGGCACCATCGTCTACAAAGGCGCCACCTTTGCCGCCGTCGGGTTCGCGGCGGGATTGGCGGGGACGGCGATCTCGAATGGATTGATCTCactaaggaagaagatggacccgGAGTTCCACTCGCCGAacaagccgccgccgccggtgcTGAACGCGTTGACGTGGGCGCTGCATATGGGAATAAGCAGCAATCTCAGGTACCAGTCGCTGAATGGGTTGGAGTTTGTGATGGAGAAGGCGCTGCCGCCGGCTGGGTTCAAGGCGTCGGTGGTAGTGCTGAGGAGCTTGAACAATGTTCTTGGTGGGATGTCGTTCGTCGTTCTCGCGCGGCTGACGGGGTCGCAGAAggtggagggagaggaggagaagagtgaGTTGAAGGAGAGGTTGGTGGATGATGGGGTGGCGGCAGATGGTGGAGATGTGGTGGTGCAGAGGAGTGAGTCACAACCTAAGTAA